In Archocentrus centrarchus isolate MPI-CPG fArcCen1 chromosome 21, fArcCen1, whole genome shotgun sequence, the following are encoded in one genomic region:
- the znf142 gene encoding zinc finger protein 142 — METADYRCEKCGQSFSDGGVFASHSCSQRQLRPSSKAQLSSFKCSQCSEVFSKPAAVKHHFKTCHSDPDLTGPFSCSEQGCQFSSSDHQEYRDHVMSTHGLTLIPCTYRACKVSFLTQDEMESHRRGHMPFGCFHCQFISQNAKTLTDHLLEHKHLTNNAQGNEQELTKMCSNGSRLPEASRMSERKNTACGLSSTQSGRAEEPERLEGMKDAASAGDATPVPSKEYLAEGSEHIYRTHTCPKCRRCFKMRSHLQEHLRLHFPDPSLQCPTCQRYFTSKSKLRVHRLREAGKKIHQCHLCEYSAVERSSIRRHLVSVHAQNGENGHSYTCPTCSGHFHLSSALKAHMKTHNTLSDNKPLVCFQEGCSFQSSQHKDLIRHAAEVHGVRAVECRHHACSTVFKSETDMEDHYRTHLAYHCSECSFSCSNKTVFLQHQRLGHAGPEELSCDFCSFVTFNPVEFEQHLGHLHANEKIHRCPQCSYVTSHKRGLKRHMLMHSGEKPHKCSLCSFRCRDESYLSKHMLTHSDDKNFMCAECGYVTKWKHYLNVHMRKHAGDLRYSCDQCPYRCHRVDQLNSHKLRHQAKSLMCEICAYACKRKYELRNHMLAKHSGEDRQSAVFKCKYCTYTTGYRQALQNHENCKHTKLKEFRCALCFYSSFSSISLFLHKRKTHGYVPGDKAWLENYAAKEKERNSAEFMQDFYNKPSVTHKQPEGPPPSAASEAQSEQLLPDHDGSAETPPASQPGVFDDVSQEAITDSPPPVDSPEEYCTLVLTTLSTSDFQTPSLQNEDENCASTPTLDSNGPETSQEKADCSRSSSEEHDDLHDSYEPLSNTAEPVEPGECQASDKNVETLSSTFPSEQSQPLQSEERLNAMKKYDKDQAEAMVLEGRVQMLVVPTEGVYRCEKCSYVTCRESALRHHRQALCHSRMKGHMCQACGAQFKQRRGLDSHLRSKCPALPRKTRTFVGISDACVESSAVGQEGSKQLGEGMHSDQTELSADPECTSQFKTVLEDDAATSTNQQSKIHTNKLMQKTDASSNKLINVSLQPKSLYTRKGEKFRCKLCSFSSVRLITVKRHLPTCRRRFRKQENQSISEADDEDGNGSAKERKELLEKPDEDLVEAPKKRQSFGCPSCAFKCSQKRALDSHERKGCMRPGEVQCSVCSFVTKSKVSLTRHILYAHNKEKFSASKSKRLHCQHCTFSCKQQRCMTQHVAFKHKGARPHRCHYCSFSTTRRYRLEEHESLHTGVGRHRCDVCDKTFGAVTKLRQHKRRIHDKQPTHFCSSCDFSSYTLDDVRRHNLRCHTGELQHVCTHCDAQFSSEVALRNHCKRVHQLQVCFSCKQCDYTCSSDVTLRAHQQSKHPQVKCTTCQESFESKESLELHQRAHLAHQCHVCPFATKTRQLLAQHLLNEHEEGPLEDKPLKCSTCQFACHHQLVLEQHLRSHGTKRLYKCTDCEYSTRNKQKITWHIRIHTGEKPYSCEECSYTCTDPSRLKLHMRVHQEEKKYLCPECGYKCKWATQLKYHMTKHTGEKPYACDECDYRTNRADALRAHRDTQHCDARPYVCEKCGKTFKTSFILKTHQRQHSDDRPYACGLCQKAFRWPAGLRHHYLTHTKQQPFSCRHCSYRAKQKFQVVKHLQRHHPEMPADKGVVRDSEAGGLTLKEALQGTLDKRAEEETASELLLLPASEVQEVAEEVNARINPEETE; from the exons GACTGATCATCTCTTGGAGCACAAACATCTGACAAATAATGCTCAAG GGAACGAGCAGGAGCTGACAAAGATGTGCTCTAATGGAAGCCGCTTACCTGAGGCCTCCAGGatgtcagaaagaaaaaatacagctTGTGGGTTGTCGTCAACACAAAGTGGGCGGGCGGAAGAGCCGGAGAGGCTGGAGGGCATGAAAGACGCCGCTTCAGCAGGAGATGCTACACCTGTGCCATCCAAAG AGTACCTTGCAGAGGGATCGGAGCACATTTATCGCACCCACACCTGCCCTAAGTGTCGTCGCTGCTTCAAGATGCGCTCCCACCTTCAGGAGCACCTTCGTCTGCATTTCCCTGACCCGAGCCTCCAGTGTCCCACCTGCCAACGTTACTTCACCAGCAAGAGCAAGCTGCGGGTACACAGGCTCCGAGAGGCTGGCAAGAAGATCCACCAGTGCCACTTGTGCGAGTATTCTGCTGTGGAGAGGAGCTCAATCCGCCGCCATCTAGTTAGCGTGCACGCTCAGAATGGTGAAAACGGTCACAGCTACACGTGCCCCACCTGCAGCGGACACTTTCACCTCAGCAGCGCGCTGAAGGCTCACATGAAGACGCACAACACATTGTCAGACAACAAACCCTTGGTCTGTTTCCAAGAGGGTTGTTCTTTCCAGAGTTCTCAGCACAAAGACCTCATTAGACACGCTGCTGAGGTGCACGGGGTCAGAGCAGTGGAGTGCCGTCATCACGCCTGCAGCACCGTCTTTAAAAGCGAGACAGACATGGAGGACCACTATCGGACACACCTCGCCTACCACTGCTCCGAGTGCAGTTTCTCTTGCTCCAATAAAACCGTTTTCCTCCAGCACCAGCGGCTCGGTCACGCCGGGCCCGAAGAGCTCAGCTGTGACTTCTGCTCCTTTGTCACGTTTAACCCCGTGGAGTTCGAGCAGCATCTCGGACATTTGCACGCCAACGAGAAGATCCATCGCTGCCCTCAGTGCAGCTACGTGACCTCGCATAAACGGGGTTTGAAGCGTCACATGCTCATGCACAGTG GTGAGAAGCCCCACAAGTGCAGCCTGTGTAGCTTCAGGTGCCGAGATGAGTCCTACCTCTCTAAACACATGCTCACTCACTCAGATGATAAGAACTTCATGTGTGCTGAATGCGGATACGTCACCAAATGGAAGCACTACCTTAATGTTCACATGAGGAAACATGCTGGGGACCTCAG GTATTCCTGTGATCAGTGCCCGTATCGCTGTCACCGCGTGGACCAGTTAAACAGCCACAAATTACGGCATCAAGCCAAATCACTCATGTGTGAGATCTGCGCTTACGCTTGCAAGCGCAAATATGAGCTTCGCAACCATATGTTGGCCAAACACTCTGGAGAGGACAGACAGTCGGCCGTGTTCAAGTGCAAATACTGCACGTACACCACCGGCTACCGTCAGGCGCTTCAAAACCACGAGAACTGCAAACACACCAAGCTCAAAGAGTTTCGCTGCGCCCTCTGCTTCTACTCGTCCTTCAGCAGCATCAGCCTCTTCCTTCACAAGAGGAAAACCCACGGGTACGTGCCCGGGGACAAAGCGTGGCTGGAGAACTACGCTGcaaaagagaaggagaggaacTCAGCTGAATTCATGCAGGATTTTTACAATAAGCCTTCAGTTACTCACAAGCAGCCTGAAGGACCTCCACCTTCTGCTGCTTCTGAAGCGCAAAGTGAGCAACTCCTGCCCGATCACGATGGCAGCGCAGAAACTCCCCCCGCTTCACAACCTGGTGTTTTTGATGATGTTTCTCAGGAGGCCATTACAGACAGTCCTCCTCCTGTCGACAGTCCCGAGGAATACTGCACTCTCGTTTTAACGACACTGTCCACCTCTGACTTTCAAACCCCGTCTTTACAAAATGAAGATGAAAACTGTGCAAGCACTCCAACTTTAGATTCTAACGGGCCTGAGACGTCACAGGAAAAAGCAGACTGCTCTAGAAGCTCATCAGAGGAGCATGATGATTTACATGACAGCTATGAGCCTCTGAGTAATACAGCTGAACCTGTTGAGCCAGGAGAGTGTCAGGCATCTGACAAAAATGTTGAAACACTCAGTTCCACTTTTCCATCTGAGCAAAGCCAGCCTTTACAGTCTGAGGAGCGTTTGAACGCTATGAAAAAGTACGACAAGGACCAAGCAGAGGCCATGGTTTTAGAGGGGCGGGTTCAGATGCTCGTGGTGCCAACTGAAGGTGTTTACCGCTGTGAGAAATGCTCTTATGTAACCTGCAGAGAGAGCGCGTTGAGGCACCACCGCCAAGCTCTGTGCCACAGCAGGATGAAGGGCCACATGTGCCAGGCCTGCGGTGCCCAGTTCAAACAGAGGCGAGGTCTTGATAGCCACCTTAGAAGTAAGTGCCCAGCCCTGCCACGGAAAACAAGAACATTTGTAGGTATTTCAGATGCATGTGTGGAGAGCTCTGCTGTAGGTCAGGAAGGATCCAAGCAGCTGGGTGAAGGAATGCATTCAGATCAGACGGAGCTTTCCGCTGATCCTGAGTGCACGTCTCAGTTTAAGACCGTTCTCGAGGATGATGCTGCCACATCCACAAACCAGCAAAGCAAAATTCACACAAATAAGCTTATGCAAAAAACAGACGCTTCAAGTAACAAACTCATAAATGTTTCACTGCAGCCCAAGTCCCTTTACACTAGAAAAGGTGAGAAATTCAGATGCAAGCTGTGCAGTTTTTCATCAGTCAGGCTCATAACAGTCAAACGGCACCTTCCAACCTGCAGGAGAAGATTCAGGAAACAAGAGAATCAGAGCATTTCAGAAGCAGATGACGAAGATGGTAATGGGTCagctaaagaaagaaaagagctgTTGGAGAAACCCGATGAAGACCTCGTGGAAGCTCCTAAGAAACGTCAAAGTTTTGGCTGTCCAAGCTGTGCATTTAAGTGCAGTCAGAAAAGAGCCTTGGACAGCCATGAAAGGAAAGGCTGCATGAGGCCCGGTGAAGTCCAGTGCTCTGTTTGTTCATTTGTAACCAAATCTAAAGTTTCTTTGACCCGGCACATTTTGTACGCTCATAACAAGGAAAAGTTCAGCGCCTCCAAATCCAAACGTTTGCACTGCCAGCACTGCACTTTCAGCTGCAAACAGCAGCGCTGCATGACGCAGCACGTTGCATTCAAACACAAAGGTGCACGACCTCACCGCTGCCATTACTGCTCCTTCAGCACCACGCGGCGCTACCGCTTGGAAGAGCACGAGTCTCTGCACACGGGAGTCGGCCGTCACCGCTGCGACGTGTGTGATAAAACCTTTGGGGCTGTGACCAAATTGCGCCAGCACAAGAGGCGGATTCACGACAAACAGCCTACGCACTTCTGCTCGTCGTGCGACTTCAGCAGCTACACACTTGACGACGTGAGACGGCACAACCTCAGGTGCCACACGGGGGAGCTGCAGCACGTTTGCACTCACTGTGACGCTCAGTTTAGTTCAGAGGTTGCTTTGAGAAACCACTGCAAACGCGTGCACCAGCTCCAGGTGTGTTTCTCATGCAAGCAGTGCGACTACACGTGCAGCAGCGACGTCACGCTGAGGGCCCACCAGCAGAGCAAGCATCCCCAAGTGAAATGCACCACCTGCCAGGAGTCCTTTGAATCTAAGGAGAGCCTCGAGCTTCATCAGAGAGCTCACCTGGCACATCAGTGTCACGTGTGTCCCTTTGCTACCAAAACGAGGCAGCTGCTGGCCCAGCACCTGCTGAACGAACATGAGGAGGGACCTCTGGAGGACAAGCCGCTGAAGTGCAGCACCTGTCAGTTTGCTTGTCACCATCAGCTGGTCCTGGAACAGCACCTCCGCTCACATGGAACCAAGCGTCTGTATAAATGCACCGACTGCGAGTACTCAACCCGGAACAAGCAGAAGATCACGTGGCACATCCGCATCCACACCGGGgagaagccgtacagctgtgaGGAGTGCAGTTACACCTGCACAGATCCATCGAGGCTGAAG CTTCACATGAGGGTTCACCAAGAAGAGAAGAAGTACCTTTGTCCTGAGTGTGGCTACAAATGCAAGTGGGCGACTCAGCTGAAGTATCACATGACCAAGCACACAG GAGAGAAGCCGTACGCCTGTGACGAGTGCGACTACCGCACCAACAGAGCAGACGCCCTCCGCGCACACCGCGACACGCAGCACTGCGACGCGCGCCCGTACGTCTGCGAGAAGTGCGGCAAAACCTTCAAGACTAGCTTCATCCTGAAGACCCACCAGCGACAGCACAGCGACGACCGGCCGTACGCGTGCGGGCTGTGCCAAAAGGCCTTCAGGTGGCCGGCGGGTCTCAGACATCACTACCTGACGCACACCAAGCAGCAACCTTTCAGCTGTCGCCACTGCTCCTACAGAGCCAAGCAGAAGTTCCAGGTGGTCAAGCATCTGCAGAGGCATCATCCAGAGATGCCAGCAGACAAAGGTGTGGTGAGAGACTCTGAAGCTGGAGGCCTCACCCTGAAGGAGGCTCTGCAGGGCACTCTGGAtaaaagagcagaagaagaaacggccagtgagctgctgcttcttccAGCCAGTGAGGTACAGGAAGTGGCTGAAGAGGTCAATGCAAGAATAAACCCTGAAGAGACAGAGTAA
- the plcd4b gene encoding 1-phosphatidylinositol 4,5-bisphosphate phosphodiesterase delta-4 produces the protein MDPEASSMEDDPHVKVMMAGSILRKVKSRSWKKNRHFRLLEDGLTIWYKSKWVGKGHATFSVTDLEAVREGHQSEVLLNIAEEFPAELCFTLVFHGRQGTLDLVAESPEEAQAWIQGVRKLIHKSQTMDEKERLDQWVRDWFHKADKNKDGKMNFKEVKTLLKMMNVDMNEDHALHLFTMADKPESGSLEIEQFVQFYKMLTQRDEVWKVFQDYSEDGEKLMLEELENFLQTEQHEGEQSSQHAQELIDRYEPSENAKKQGTMSLDGFQMYLCSQEGSIFKPEHQDLYQDMSRPLSHYFISSSHNTYLLEDQLRGQSSLEAYIQALKRGCRCVEIDCWDGGDGEPVVYHGHTLTSKIFFKDVISTLKEYAFKASEFPVILSLENHCGVEQQAVMAQYLTQILGDMLQTTLLDGQVPQQLPSPQELKGKILLKAKKIGGLEECLDETLTDEGSDEEEMANGDAEMASTEDPSDKESKQKSDMSRELSDLVTYCKSVHFHGFEHARSHAKCYEMSSFSESKAKRLAKEAGTDFVQYNSRQLSRTYPSGLRTDSSNYNPQDMWNVGCQIVALNFQTAGLEMDLNDGLFGQNGCCGYVLKPDFMSDGNTQFNPEKPEEWEGYKPLRLSIQVISGQQLPKVNQKEGSIVDPLVRVEIYGVPQDQAREETGYINNNGFNPVWNETLNFTIHTPELALVRFVVEDYDKASRNDFIGQYTLPFTCIQTGYRHIHLLSKDGTAIPPSSLFVNVSISELT, from the exons ATGGATCCCGAAGCTTCAA GCATGGAAGACGATCCACATGTTAAGGTGATGATGGCCGGGTCGATTCTAAGGAAAGTCAAGTCCCGCTCCTGGAAGAAGAATCGCCATTTTCGCCTTCTGGAGGACGGCTTGACGATCTGGTACAAATCCAAATGGGTCGGGAAAGGCCACGCCACCT TCTCAGTGACCGATTTGGAAGCTGTGCGTGAAGGCCATCAGTCTGAGGTCCTGCTAAACATCGCCGAGGAGTTCCCCGCTGAGCTCTGCTTCACCTTGGTGTTTCACGGCCGCCAAGGCACTCTGGACCTTGTGGCCGAGTCCCCAGAAGAGGCCCAGGCCTGGATCCAGGGGGTGCGCAAGCTGATTCACAAATCTCAAACAATGGATGAGAAGGAGAGGCTGGACCA GTGGGTCCGGGACTGGTTTCATAAAGCCgacaaaaacaaagatgggAAGATGAATTTCAAAGAAGTGAAGACGCTGCTGAAGATGATGAATGTAGACATGAATGAGGACCACGCGCTTCATCTCTTCACG aTGGCCGACAAGCCGGAGAGCGGCTCTTTGGAAATCGAGCAGTTTGTCCAGTTCTATAAGATGCTGACTCAAAGGGACGAAGTGTGGAAGGTGTTCCAGGACTACTCTGAAGATGGAGAGAAGTTGATGTTGGAGGAGCTGGAAAACTTCCTGCAGACGGAGCAGCACGAGGGAGAGCAGAGTTCCCAGCATGCCCAGGAGCTAATTGACCGCTATGAGCCGTCAGAGAATG CCAAGAAGCAAGGCACCATGTCCTTAGATGGTTTCCAGATGTACCTGTGCTCCCAGGAGGGCTCCATATTCAAACCTGAGCATCAGGACCTTTACCAGGACATGAGCCGGCCGCTCAGCCACTACTTCATCTCCTCTTCACACAACACCTACCTGCTGGAGGACCAGCTGCGGGGCCAAAGCAGCTTGGAGGCCTACATCCA ggctCTGAAAAGAGGCTGCCGTTGTGTAGAAATAGACTGCTGGGATGGCGGCGATGGGGAGCCGGTTGTGTATCACGGTCACACTTTGACCTCAAAAATCTTCTTTAAGGACGTCATTTCAACGCTTAAAGAATACGCCTTCAAG GCGTCTGAGTTCCCTGTCATCCTGTCACTTGAGAATCACTGTGGTGTGGAGCAGCAGGCGGTCATGGCCCAGTACCTGACTCAGATCCTGGGGGACATGCTGCAGACCACCCTGCTGGATGGACAGGTCCCTCAGCAGCTCCCTTCTCCACAG GAACTGAAGGGCAAGATTTTGCTGAAAGCTAAGAAGATCGGTGGTCTAGAAGAGTGCCTCGATGAAACCCTGACAGATGAAGGGAGCGATGAGGAAGAGATGGCCAACGGTGACGCTGAGATGGCCTCTACAGAAGATCCATCTGACAAG GAGTCCAAACAAAAATCCGACATGTCCCGGGAGCTGTCAGACCTGGTGACTTACTGCAAGAGCGTGCACTTCCACGGCTTCGAGCACGCTCGTTCTCACGCCAAATGCTACGAGATGTCCTCATTCTCTGAATCCAAGGCCAAGAGGCTTGCTAAGGAAGCAG GGACTGATTTTGTGCAGTACAACTCACGGCAGCTGAGCAGGACGTACCCCAGTGGCCTCAGGACGGACTCATCCAACTACAACCCGCAGGACATGTGGAACGTGGGCTGTCAGATCG TGGCTCTGAATTTCCAGACGGCCGGTCTGGAAATGGATCTGAACGACGGGCTGTTCGGGCAGAACGGCTGCTGCGGCTACGTCCTAAAGCCCGACTTCATGAGCGACGGAAACACTCAGTTCAATCCGGAAAAACCTGAAGAGTGGGAAGGCTACAAACCACTCCGCCTATCCATACAG gtGATCAGTGGGCAACAGCTTCCAAAGGTGAACCAGAAAGAGGGCTCTATTGTAGACCCGCTGGTCCGAGTGGAGATCTACGGAGTACCACAGGACCAGGCCAGGGAGGAGACCGGTTACATTAACAACAATG gttttaacCCAGTGTGGAATGAAACTCTAAATTTCACCATCCACACCCCTGAGCTGGCTCTGGTTCGCTTCGTGGTCGAGGACTATGACAAAGCATCAAGGAACGACTTCATTGGACAGTACACTCTGCCCTTCACGTGCATCCAAACAG GATATCGTCACATACATCTACTCTCTAAGGATGGAACGGCTATCCCGCCCTCGTCGCTCTTTGTTAACGTCAGCATTTCAGAGCTCACATGA